One Betta splendens chromosome 8, fBetSpl5.4, whole genome shotgun sequence DNA segment encodes these proteins:
- the gpr146 gene encoding probable G-protein coupled receptor 146, with product MWICMLHNETDSSVDVRLCQDFGLILSVFSLIYLLVCFPLGLCYNVLLVVVNLSNKVSMTMPDVYFVNMAIAGLVLNLVAPVELLSSTFTRWHAWEYNNEVYITLLILFNISSLVTMYSTTLLSLDYYIERALPRTYMSSVYNTKHVCGFIWGGAVLTSFSSLLFYVCNHISTKMVECSKMQNKEAADAIMMFIGYVVPAVAVLYAFVLILRIRKESTPLDQDSARLDPSIHRLLLASVCVQFVLWTPYYMTLLVDTIAGAPGHISNAHYLPSYYFLTCVSKLLAFSSSFAMPLMYKQMNKNFSNKLQRLLRRLRCRDRSCPHERSTMQQVMT from the coding sequence ATGTGGATCTGCATGCTTCACAACGAGACGGACAGCAGCGTGGACGTCCGGCTCTGCCAGGACTTTGGCCTCATCCTCTCAGTCTTCTCCCTCATCTACCTCCTGGTCTGCTTCCCGCTGGGGCTGTGCTACAACGTGCTGCTCGTCGTGGTCAACCTCTCCAACAAGGTGTCCATGACCATGCCGGATGTGTATTTCGTCAACATGGCCATCGCGGGCCTGGTGCTCAACCTGGTGGCCCccgtggagctgctgagctccaccTTCACCCGCTGGCACGCCTGGGAGTACAACAACGAGGTCTACATCACCCTGCTCATCCTCTTCAACATCTCCTCCCTGGTCACCATGTACTCCACCACCCTGCTCAGCCTGGACTACTACATCGAGAGGGCGCTCCCGCGCACGTACATGTCCAGCGTGTACAACACCAAGCACGTGTGCGGCTTCATCTGGGGCGGCGCCGTGCTCACCAGCTTCTCGTCGCTGCTGTTCTACGTGTGCAACCACATCTCCACCAAGATGGTGGAGTGCTCCAAGATGCAGAACAAGGAGGCGGCGGACGCCATCATGATGTTCATCGGCTACGTGGTTCCGGCTGTGGCTGTGCTTTACGCCTTCGTGCTCATCTTACGCATCCGGAAGGAGTCCACGCCTCTGGACCAGGACTCCGCCCGCTTGGACCCCTCCATCCACCGGCTGCTGCTGGCGTCGGTCTGTGTCCAGTTTGTGCTGTGGACTCCGTACTACATGACCCTGTTGGTGGACACTATCGCCGGTGCGCCCGGGCACATTAGCAACGCACATTACCTACCTTCCTATTACTTCCTAACGTGCGTATCGAAGCTGTTGGCTTTCTCCAGCAGTTTTGCGATGCCGCTCATGTACAAGCAGATGAACAAGAACTTCTCCAACAAGCTCCAGCGGCTCCTCAGGAGGCTGCGCTGCAGAGACCGGTCTTGCCCTCACGAACGCTCGACAATGCAGCAAGTGATGACGTGA